ATGATGTTATTAAGATGGGTTTTGACAAGAATCTGCTAATTGAATCTGTGCAAAACAGGTTGCAGAATGAGGTATCTACTTTACTTTGTTGCCCTTATTTGGTTGTTGTTTTCGGATATCATGACACAATTTGGCTATGCAGGCAACAGTTGCCTATTATTTACTCTTGGACAATAGGCTTCGTACAACCAGTGGGTATCTTGGAGCTGAGTTTCAAGAATCTATGGTGAGTTTGATTTTTTGTCTCTTGTATTTCTTGCTGTTGTGATGCTCCCTGTAAGTTTCTTGCTAATTTGCTGTCATGTTTTACATGATCTCTAGGACTCTTCTTTCTCACAAGTACTTGCTGAAACACCAACTTCAGCAACTGAACTTCGTCAGCATGGGTTTACAGAATCTCCGGGTTCTGGCTTGAGGCAGCATTTTGCAGCTGAAAGGAAATGGGCCCTTGGTCTTCAGGTAATTTTCATCTTAATTTCATCTTATTATTTTGTTTTCCTGAATTCTCCAGATTTATTTACTTATAATTGTCTAACAGTCTCGAGCCCATCCACGAGAAATAATAACTGAAGTGCTTAAAGCTCTGCAAGAACTGAATGTTTACTGGAAAAAGATTGGACACTATAACATGAAATGCAGATGGAGCCCTGGCTGTCTTGAGAGTATGATGCATGGCAATGATGGCTTTGGTGCGGAGTCTGCTATAATTGAAACTGATGATCTCATCCAGAAATCAACCCCTACAGTGAAGTTTGAGATTCAGGTATAATTTGGAACAATGACATGCATAAGTCTTGACATCTGTCCTTGACTCATTATGTGTTTTGTTAGGGTTGCATTTGCATGCTAGGTTATTTGTGGACTGCTACCATATCCGCAATCCCTTTAGGATGGAATATATTCGTGATTGGGATTCACATATACCATCACTTATAGTTTCATACCCACTCCCTTTCTGTTAGCGTAAAGTCTACGATAGCCTAATGCACTTCTGCTGACTGCAGCTTTACAAAACGAGGGATGAGAAGTACCTCCTCGACTTGCAACGGGTCAGTGGACCACAGCTCCTCTTTCTGGACCTGTGTTCTGCCTTTCTAACGCAGCTGAGAGTTCTTTGATGCTGACATGATTGGCTCCCCAAGCACAATCCTTGACGTACCCAGTGGAGTTTCAATTTACATCTGAGATGTACATAATGACCATATATCCTCCAGTAGATATATTTCTGGAGCATGTAGACATTAGAAGCTGTTGTGGTTTGCCTAGACAGTTATCACCTAATGTCCTAAACAAGTGGTTGCAGGCAAGCTGCAAACCTTCCTCTTCAACTAGATGTGAAATTTTTTTAGCCCTTTCTTTAGTCCTTGTAACAGTTTATCCCGTTAAGGTGATTGTACTAGCAATGATACCCAGACTGAAGAAACATCTCactaaaaattgaaaaaaaagttgCCTTTTTGACATACCAGTGTTGACACTAATGACTCTCCATGCACCCTGTCAGGAACCCTAAGTTGGGCTGATTTGGGCTGGTTCGATTCCATTAGGGTTTTGAGCACCCCTAGGAATGACAAAGTAAGGTGTCACAGGCTCGCAGCAAAGGTGATCAGGTTAGAAGTATGCTATCAGATAAGACAGCTGTTTTAGAATTTGTAGGATGCATCTCATGATGATTTAGCAGAAAGGGCATATGCACAGCAATGGAATATCTTAGGATTGCGAAAAATTGAATCTGTGCTGCTATAGGCCGCTAGCTCTACAGTATCGAATTCAACATAAGAACATAATGTACAGAAGTCAAGTAATTTTACTTTTTACAGTAGGAAATGCTATAAAAGGCTAATCTATGTATACTATCATGGCATTTAAGGTGGCCTAAACTATAATGTACAGCACAGTTGCTTTACAAATGGACTATCAGCTCAGATGGTGTGAATCAGTCATTCCTAGTTGAATCAGGGCCATTCTCAGCTGAATCAAGATGCCCCATCTGCTCAGTAATCTGATCAACATTGTTTTGGTGATTAAGACTGCTGCAGTCTATGGCAATCTTCATATCGTCCTTTGCTTCTATTGCCTCGCCTTTATCATCAGCGTGCTGTCTTCCTGACTCGGCCTCTCCTGTGAGAAACCGCTCCCAGAATACATCGTTCACCTTGGCTGGCATATGGGAACCTCCAGTTTCACTGGTGGTCTCTTGTGAAGTGTCACCGGTTGTGGTTTCAGAGTTCATGTCGACTTCAGCTGTCCTATGGGCATCTTCATGGAGGTCTGATAATGCCAGCATTGGACTCTGCGCGTAGCTCAAGGATTCTGCCAAGGGAGATGGTGAATGGGTATGCCCTGCGGTCGAAGAAAAGGGATTCAGGCCAGCTGATAACTGCTGATTTATGTTAGTGTCCATTGGTGCTGAATTCATCTCAGTCAGAGCAGGGCTGAGTTCAGCACCACCACTGCACATGTCTTCAGCAGACCCATGGCTTGCCCTCTGGAAGAAATTCTCCAGTGACACCAAGGCCAGCTCCATCTTCTCAAATGGCTCAGCATTTAAAAGGTGGATCGGAGACATGTTTGGTGTTTCTGCACCCAATGTCTGCAGGAACGGCACTTGCTGTTCCTCGACCGCCGGTTCATCGACAAAGAAATCGATCTTTGGAACCCTCCTCTTCTTGCTGAAGCGGTCTGTCTCCATCCTTGAGCCTGAGACAACCCCGTGTCGCTGCAGGATGTCGCACAAGGAGGCTACAATATTCCTCTGCCGCTGCTCCATTTGCACCAACCTGTCCTCCAACGACTGCATCTGCCAGTTGATCCCATACTGCTGCTGGTTCTGCCTCTGGAGATCTGCCAGGAGCAGGCTCTTCTCGTACTTGAGCCTGTTGATCTCATCCTCTAGCTCCCGCCTTTCAGACTCCGCTAATGGCCCGTTCACTTGGGTCTGCAAAGAGTGGCTGTGCACTGGTTTGCGCCGGTGGATGTTTTTCAGAAGATGCGTATGACCCCTTATGAAGTCCTCGTTAGCAAATTCCCATCTCTCGGGATCAATTTTTCGGAAACCCTGAAAGAAGACAGATGGATGTTGTCAGCAGTCTGAACAGCTTAGAGAAAAACTACGAATGAACACGTCGATCCACGCAGTTATTCATAAGATTGTTCGTCTTTGGTTCCATGGGTAGATTAAATATCTTAATCTTGGTTCCAAACAGATGTTACATTGCCTGAGATGAATATTAGTGAATGCAAAAGGTTGGAAAAAGGCAATCTAACTTGCAAATAGCAGTGCTGAACCCGTGGAAAAAAATCATAGACGATGATGAAACAGTGGACGAAAAACATGGGCACTGTACAGAAGTAGAAACAGGGAGTACAGAGGACTCCGTGGAAAAGCATGAAACACATTGAATTTGGAATGCAAAATGTCACACAATGGCCGTTCACAGTACAATCTCTGTTCCCACTACTGAAACTCGAACCATGTGTTCTTGCGACTAGACGTGCAGAATGTTGCAAGGAGGAATTATGCAAAAGGTACACACACCACCATCCATGGAAAATAAAAGAGAGGAAAGATAGAAACGGTGAAAAAGCTCTTCAAAGCAAAACAGCAAATTGAAACGAAGCAGCGGTCCAGATTGGGGGCACTCACGTAGGTGTTGAGCTGCCTGATGAAGCTGGAGAAGTTGTTGTGCTTGAAGTACTTGGGCAGCAGGTCCCGCGAGAAGTCCGGCGGGTTCCACACGACGAAGCTGGCGCCGCCGGGTCCCCACGACACGACGTGGTTGGTTGCCGGGTCCTCCACCATCTCGTAGGTCTTGATcaggaacggcggcggcgagccggagccgccgccggagcctccGCTGGAACCGTCCATGCCGGCcacctcttctctcttctcgcCCAGGCGCGTGAGTATcaaccaacccaacccaacTAATGATGGATGGGGTGTGGTTATGCAGGAATTAACCGGGTCTCAACGCCGCTTCCCAAGTCTTACACTCTTACCCACCGGAATGGACTCGTCCTCAGGTCATTTCACGCCAAGTTCACACTGAAACTGTAGCCAGAATTCTCGCCCAAGCTGCCGCGATGACGGCGACTTTTCGGTCGACCAAGCTGAACTTGTACTGCAAGAACCTACGAAACCACATACGGACGCATCGATAAGTACGGGGTGAACAGGTAACCAACCACGGCCGTAGAAGCAGATTACTTTTCCGTTTGGCAATTCAGCCTGTGAAGGCAAGAGAAGAGATGGAAACGGAGGAGAAATTTGATCCAGCGTCCGCTCACCTCGACGAATTCCACCGACGATCCCCCACTCCGGCGCTCGCCTCTAGCGTTCTGGGTGGACGAATGCACGGGTGGAAAAGACTAGCAGCGGAACGGGAGCGCATGGAAACCACGGCGTGCAGGTCGCGCGCGCCAAAACCACGGCAACTTCCTCCGATCCCGCTCGTATCAGCTCCAGACGCGGCAGGCAGCGAACACGCCGCGGGCGCCGGTGTGGCGCGGCAGAGACGAGTGAACGAAGGGGCCGAGGAATTCGAATGGGGTGTGtggcgggcgccgccgctgctggcgTCGCGCGGCGGCCTTATAAAGCGGGGGGCGCGAGGGCGGCGTCGCCACTGGGACGCGGACGTGGACGTGGACGGCAGGACGACCGGGTTGAGCACGCATCCTTGTTGTTCCAGGCGGGTCGCTGCATGGGCCGGGGCGTTTGACTGACCAATGCGTTCGCGGATCCGTGGCACCTTCTTTACCCCCCAGCAGCAGAGCCGCTTGCTTCTAGAAAGCGGAAACCGGGCGGGCCGTCAAAGTTCGCCGCCAGCCAGCCAGCGCGCACGGGCAGAGAAAGGTTCGGTCAGCAGCGAGCCAGCCAGCCCTCGCTATAGCTGCTGGCCCGGCCCGCCCGGTCGTCAGGATTGGAACAGCCCGGCCGCCAGATTCGATCGATCCAACCTTGAGAAGTACTGTTGTTCCGAAGACCGGAGCCAATTTGGAGCTGATGATTCCAAAAGCTCGTCATCCATGTTGCCCTCTCTGCCTCTCTGTAGTGTGCTCCTTCCTAGAGAACATACGTGTTGGACTGTTGGACCGGTGCTACCACCTCGGCACTGGCATTGCTTCCACCCAGAACAGCCGGCGGCGACCCGACCGTCGCTGTCCGATACCCAGGAATCTTCGAATGCCCCTACGCGCGCGTCGGAAGAGCTAGCTGAAGCAGCTGCCAAGAAGCAGCTGATGAACCCACGACGACGAGCCAGCCGATCGAATCTTCCCGTCAGCCCGCCCActggcagcaggcagcagcggcGACGCCAGCCTTTTTCCCGGGCAAGTCGTCCGTCAGGTCGTCGCGGGCAGGATGAATGTGAACCCGCCGACTTTTCCAGGCgagaattttcaccgcgccccCGGCCGTGCGCCGTGGAAAAAAACGACGACCCAGGGGCGCAGGCGCAGCGAGTGGCTACAAGCGCACGCGCGGATTTGTAGCCGGAGCCACACGACGGCGACGTCCCGGACGCCAATTCTATCCGCGCCGCGGGCGCTGCGTGTTCGATTCGATcgatcccatcttcttctttaaAACTTTGTCCCCAAGAATGAACATCCGTGGCAGGAAGCGCCCTGACTGGACTGGGACTGGGAGTCTGGGACTCGGCCTGCGATCGAGCGCGTCAGCCATGGTGTCACCACGCGGCCGGGGCGCACTCAGCAGGCTGACCTGGGGGTCTGGAGGGCTTCAGGTTCCCGGGTATTTTTTGGGGGTTTCTATCATTGCTTCTTCTAGAGGAGCATGGACTTTTGATGGCATGCAGCGTCAGGGGGGGTTTTATCTGCACGAGATCACGTAGTGGCTCTTCTAGATCCTGCCAGTTGTGTGCTTGCTGCCTGTGTCCGCGTGTCTACCTACCTGGTACGTGCTACACCGGTAatctaggccatgtttagttacctcccaacttccaaccttgacactatgcaaaaagaagattcctcattacatcaaacttgcggtatatgcatggagtactaaatgtagacgaaattaaaaactaattgcacagttttgttgtactttgcgagacgaatcttttgagcctaattagtcaatatttggacaataattcacaaatacaaacgaaacgctacagtgtgctacagtgctggcatagtaattttgcatctcccaatttgaccaactaaacaaaGCCCTATATAGAAGGGCGAACGCCATGTCGTTGTGTGAACTACAGACGATTGGTATCGTAAATTCGTAATAACACATGACTGCATGagagtttgtttttttttaaaaaaaggtggACTTTCCGTTGAAACTGCTGGTATATAACGTGAGATGGTCAGTAATGTCATCAGAGGCATATATAGTTAACGATATTGTTAACATGTCGCTGTCATCGTTCATCAGTCTGCTAATGAGATATCTTTTTTTGTtaatgtaaaaagaaaaaagataactGTACTATAAATTATGCGCGTACGTTCTTGGTTGTGTACAAATGGACCTGGACAAATGGTGTGTCATTCGTTTCGTTCTTGTTGGTTTGGAAATAACTGTACTGGGTGAGAACAAATCCACAAATTCATCACGTACAGTCCTTTTTTGTGAATGCAAAAGGTTGAGACTATTTGTGCTGCACATGAAAGATACGCAGTAACACATGTGACGGTAAAAAAAATCATCGAGGGCAGTCGGCAGGGCCGCACGAAttactccatccattccaaatgGTAGattgttttgaattttctagatatgtaaattttattatgtatctaaacGTATAGtaaaattctagaaaaaaactaaaacaatctacaatttgaaatggagggagtagaactAAGAAATGTCTAAGCTTCTCAACGGATTTATAGATAGGGCGGTGGATCTACCACACTATCAAGCTAGTATGGC
This sequence is a window from Setaria italica strain Yugu1 chromosome III, Setaria_italica_v2.0, whole genome shotgun sequence. Protein-coding genes within it:
- the LOC101785474 gene encoding heat stress transcription factor A-4d; protein product: MDGSSGGSGGGSGSPPPFLIKTYEMVEDPATNHVVSWGPGGASFVVWNPPDFSRDLLPKYFKHNNFSSFIRQLNTYGFRKIDPERWEFANEDFIRGHTHLLKNIHRRKPVHSHSLQTQVNGPLAESERRELEDEINRLKYEKSLLLADLQRQNQQQYGINWQMQSLEDRLVQMEQRQRNIVASLCDILQRHGVVSGSRMETDRFSKKRRVPKIDFFVDEPAVEEQQVPFLQTLGAETPNMSPIHLLNAEPFEKMELALVSLENFFQRASHGSAEDMCSGGAELSPALTEMNSAPMDTNINQQLSAGLNPFSSTAGHTHSPSPLAESLSYAQSPMLALSDLHEDAHRTAEVDMNSETTTGDTSQETTSETGGSHMPAKVNDVFWERFLTGEAESGRQHADDKGEAIEAKDDMKIAIDCSSLNHQNNVDQITEQMGHLDSAENGPDSTRND